Proteins found in one Serratia plymuthica genomic segment:
- a CDS encoding isochorismate synthase: protein MSVTVKGAGQKKPQSKGSELNTAGVSPTSGFFFTSPFRSLSTQGCFAKITLPAAGGDQVNGEFQREVRHAFAEAKLAGVKNPVLCGAIPFDTHQPSALFIPQQTQWFERDAFLAGVTPPQDALPEITRQTEVPARQPFMQMVADAVLATRGDRLDKVVLSRLLEIETREPVDCRALMARIIAQNPNGFHFHVPLEQGALVGASPELLLRKSGAQFHSNPLAGSARRDADPLRDRDISQQLLVSDKDLYEHKFVTEGMRQVLADRCRHLNIPSSPELLSTTTLWHLSTPIDGEAASRAENALSLACLLHPTPALCGTPTRLAHQVIKQLEPFDRGLFGGIVGWCDAEGNGEWVVTIRCGTVQGNQVRLFAGAGIVQDSSPESEWRETGTKLSTISRAFGLNQG from the coding sequence ATGAGCGTGACTGTAAAGGGTGCCGGCCAAAAGAAACCGCAAAGCAAGGGGAGCGAACTGAATACTGCAGGCGTTTCGCCCACCTCGGGCTTCTTCTTTACCTCTCCTTTCCGTAGCCTGAGTACCCAGGGCTGCTTCGCGAAAATCACGCTGCCCGCAGCAGGTGGGGACCAGGTGAATGGGGAGTTCCAGCGAGAAGTACGGCACGCTTTCGCCGAAGCGAAACTGGCCGGCGTGAAGAACCCGGTACTCTGTGGCGCCATTCCTTTTGATACTCATCAACCTTCAGCGTTGTTTATTCCCCAGCAAACTCAGTGGTTTGAGCGCGATGCCTTTTTGGCCGGCGTAACGCCGCCGCAGGATGCCTTGCCGGAAATTACCCGGCAAACCGAAGTACCTGCCCGGCAGCCCTTCATGCAGATGGTTGCCGATGCGGTGCTGGCTACCCGTGGCGACCGGTTGGATAAAGTGGTGTTGTCGCGCTTGCTGGAGATTGAAACCCGCGAACCTGTTGATTGCCGGGCGCTGATGGCGCGAATCATCGCCCAGAACCCTAACGGTTTCCACTTCCACGTACCGCTGGAGCAGGGGGCGCTGGTAGGCGCCAGCCCGGAATTGCTGTTGCGCAAATCCGGCGCGCAGTTCCATTCCAATCCGCTGGCCGGCTCTGCCCGCCGCGATGCCGATCCGCTACGGGACCGTGACATCAGCCAACAGCTATTGGTGTCGGACAAAGACCTTTATGAGCACAAGTTCGTCACCGAAGGGATGCGCCAGGTATTGGCCGACCGCTGCCGCCACTTGAACATCCCGTCATCCCCTGAATTATTGAGCACCACCACGCTGTGGCACCTGTCTACGCCTATTGATGGCGAAGCCGCCAGCCGGGCGGAAAATGCGCTTTCGCTGGCCTGCCTGTTGCACCCGACGCCGGCTTTGTGCGGCACGCCAACCCGGCTTGCGCACCAGGTGATCAAACAGCTTGAACCCTTTGATCGCGGCCTGTTCGGCGGCATTGTCGGCTGGTGTGATGCCGAAGGCAACGGCGAGTGGGTCGTGACCATTCGTTGCGGCACAGTGCAGGGCAATCAGGTGCGGCTGTTTGCCGGCGCCGGCATCGTGCAAGACTCTTCGCCGGAATCCGAATGGCGTGAAACCGGCACCAAACTCAGTACCATTTCGCGGGCGTTTGGCCTGAACCAAGGATAG
- the gltX gene encoding glutamate--tRNA ligase — MKIKTRFAPSPTGYLHVGGARTALYSWLFSRHSGGEFVLRIEDTDLERSSQDAIDAIMDGMNWLNLDWNEGPYFQTKRFDRYNAVIDDMLVQDTAYKCYCSKERLEALRETQMENGEKPRYDGHCRDSQDSHTDDEPCVVRFRNPQEGSVIFDDKIRGPIEFSNQELDDLIIRRTDGSPTYNFCVVVDDWDMEISHVIRGEDHINNTPRQINILKALGAPVPEYAHVSMILGDDGKKLSKRHGAVGVMQYRDDGYLPQALLNYLVRLGWSHGDQEIFSIDEMKEFFTLEAINKSASAFNTEKLQWLNHHYINHMPAEEVAVYLAWHVEQLGIETRNGPELKDIVKLLGERCKTLKEMAESCRYFYEDFSEFDADAAKKHLRPVARQPLEAVRAKLAAISAWTPENVHDAIQGTADELGVGMGKVGMPLRVAVTGAGQSPGMDVTVHAIGQARSLQRIDLALAYIAGREAQA, encoded by the coding sequence ATGAAAATCAAAACCCGTTTTGCACCGAGCCCAACCGGCTATCTTCACGTCGGTGGCGCCCGTACTGCGCTTTACTCCTGGTTGTTCAGCCGCCATTCGGGCGGTGAGTTCGTTCTGCGTATCGAAGATACCGATCTGGAACGTTCCTCGCAGGACGCTATCGACGCAATTATGGATGGCATGAATTGGTTGAACCTGGATTGGAACGAAGGTCCGTACTTCCAGACCAAGCGTTTTGACCGTTATAACGCGGTGATTGACGACATGCTGGTGCAGGATACCGCCTATAAATGCTATTGCTCGAAGGAACGTCTGGAAGCGCTGCGTGAAACGCAGATGGAAAACGGTGAAAAACCGCGTTACGACGGCCACTGCCGCGACAGCCAGGACAGCCATACCGATGACGAGCCGTGCGTGGTGCGTTTCCGTAACCCGCAGGAAGGTTCGGTTATCTTCGATGACAAGATCCGCGGCCCGATCGAATTCAGCAACCAGGAGCTGGACGATCTGATCATCCGCCGTACCGACGGTTCGCCAACCTATAACTTCTGCGTGGTGGTGGACGACTGGGATATGGAAATCAGCCACGTGATCCGCGGCGAAGACCACATCAACAACACCCCTCGCCAGATCAACATTCTGAAAGCGCTGGGTGCGCCGGTGCCGGAATATGCGCATGTCTCCATGATCCTGGGCGACGACGGCAAAAAGCTGTCAAAACGCCACGGCGCGGTGGGCGTGATGCAGTACCGCGATGACGGCTACCTGCCGCAGGCGCTGCTGAACTATTTGGTGCGCCTGGGTTGGTCCCACGGCGACCAGGAAATCTTCTCTATTGATGAGATGAAAGAGTTCTTCACCCTGGAAGCGATCAACAAATCCGCCAGCGCTTTCAATACCGAGAAGTTGCAGTGGCTGAATCACCATTACATTAACCATATGCCGGCGGAAGAAGTTGCGGTGTATCTGGCGTGGCACGTTGAGCAGCTTGGCATTGAGACTCGCAACGGCCCTGAGCTGAAAGATATCGTCAAACTGCTGGGCGAGCGTTGCAAGACGCTGAAGGAAATGGCCGAGTCCTGCCGTTACTTCTATGAAGACTTCAGCGAATTCGACGCTGACGCTGCCAAGAAGCACCTGCGCCCGGTGGCACGCCAGCCGCTGGAGGCGGTACGCGCCAAACTGGCCGCTATCAGTGCCTGGACGCCGGAGAACGTGCATGACGCGATTCAGGGCACCGCTGATGAGCTGGGCGTGGGCATGGGCAAGGTTGGCATGCCGCTGCGCGTAGCGGTGACCGGCGCCGGTCAGTCACCGGGTATGGATGTGACCGTGCACGCTATCGGCCAGGCGCGTTCTTTGCAGCGTATCGACCTGGCGCTGGCTTACATCGCCGGGCGCGAAGCTCAGGCCTGA
- the fepB gene encoding Fe2+-enterobactin ABC transporter substrate-binding protein, with amino-acid sequence MKTNLIFGLALFGLAAISAAHASDTGWPRNIATSHGVVTLDQPPARIVSTSVTVTGTLLAIDAPVVASGATTPGSRLADKQGFFRQWSDIAARRGVKRLYVGEPNAEAVAGAAPDLIIMSATGADSALRLYDQLSAIAPVLVVNYDDKSWQELAAELGQATGHEAQAHKIIGNFDAREKALKQRMTLPEQPVSALVFGSDGKTANLWTAESSQGQMLKQLGFTLAVPPAKLNNSRSMGVRKDIIQLSGENLAEGLNGQTLMLFANGDADTQRLLANPFLAHLPAVQHKRVYALGNDTFRLDYYSAGNLLTLLEKQFISR; translated from the coding sequence ATGAAGACGAATCTGATCTTCGGTCTGGCGCTGTTCGGGCTAGCGGCAATCAGCGCCGCTCACGCATCCGATACCGGCTGGCCGCGTAACATTGCAACCTCACACGGCGTGGTCACCCTCGATCAGCCCCCTGCCCGCATCGTTTCTACCAGCGTTACCGTCACCGGCACCCTGTTGGCCATCGACGCGCCGGTGGTAGCCAGTGGGGCAACCACGCCCGGCAGCCGTCTGGCGGACAAACAGGGGTTTTTCCGTCAATGGAGTGACATCGCAGCACGGCGCGGCGTCAAACGTCTGTACGTCGGCGAACCCAATGCGGAAGCCGTCGCGGGGGCTGCCCCCGATCTGATTATCATGTCAGCCACCGGTGCCGATTCCGCCCTGCGCCTGTACGATCAGCTCTCTGCCATCGCCCCGGTGCTGGTGGTCAATTACGACGACAAAAGCTGGCAGGAACTGGCCGCAGAACTGGGCCAGGCCACCGGGCATGAAGCCCAGGCGCATAAGATCATTGGCAATTTTGATGCGCGTGAAAAAGCGCTGAAACAACGGATGACCCTGCCTGAACAACCGGTCTCCGCGCTGGTGTTCGGTTCGGACGGCAAAACCGCCAATCTGTGGACCGCCGAATCGTCCCAGGGGCAGATGCTGAAACAGCTCGGTTTCACCCTGGCGGTGCCGCCCGCCAAATTGAACAACAGCCGCAGCATGGGGGTGCGTAAGGACATCATTCAGTTGAGCGGCGAGAACCTGGCGGAAGGCCTGAACGGCCAGACGCTGATGCTGTTCGCCAACGGCGACGCCGACACGCAGCGCCTGCTGGCCAATCCTTTTCTCGCTCACCTGCCGGCGGTGCAACATAAACGGGTTTACGCGCTGGGCAACGATACCTTCCGGCTGGATTATTACAGCGCCGGCAACTTGCTGACGCTGTTGGAAAAACAGTTTATTTCTCGCTAG
- a CDS encoding isochorismatase, whose translation MAIPKLNDYALPTQAELPTNKVSWAVEPQRAALLIHDMQQYFLNFWGEDSPLIKQVVENIANLRRYCKSQGIPVFYTAQPNQQSDEDRALLNDMWGPGLNKHPEQQAVVQALAPEDDDTVLVKWRYSAFHRSPLQEILQESGRDQLIICGVYAHIGCMTTAIDAFMRNIQPFMVADGLADFSRDEHLMALRYTAGRCGRVVTTAELLPGIASKAALRRQIMPFLDEDSEEMGDDENLIDYGLDSVRIMELAARWRKIRSDIDFIALAKNPTIDSWWAMLSQGKS comes from the coding sequence ATGGCCATTCCTAAACTTAATGATTACGCGCTGCCGACTCAGGCTGAGCTGCCGACCAACAAAGTGAGCTGGGCGGTAGAACCGCAGCGGGCTGCGTTACTGATCCACGATATGCAGCAGTATTTCCTGAATTTTTGGGGTGAAGACAGCCCGCTGATTAAACAGGTGGTAGAGAACATCGCTAACCTGCGTCGTTACTGCAAATCACAGGGTATTCCGGTGTTTTACACCGCGCAGCCTAATCAGCAAAGCGACGAAGACCGCGCGTTGCTGAACGATATGTGGGGGCCAGGGCTGAATAAACACCCTGAGCAGCAGGCGGTGGTTCAGGCTCTGGCACCGGAAGATGACGATACGGTTTTGGTGAAGTGGCGTTACAGCGCCTTCCACCGTTCGCCGCTGCAGGAAATTCTGCAGGAGTCAGGGCGCGATCAACTGATCATTTGCGGCGTGTATGCTCATATCGGCTGCATGACTACCGCTATCGATGCCTTTATGCGCAATATCCAGCCGTTTATGGTGGCCGATGGCCTGGCGGATTTCTCCCGCGACGAACACCTGATGGCGCTGCGTTACACCGCCGGCCGCTGTGGCCGAGTGGTGACGACTGCCGAACTGCTGCCGGGCATCGCCAGTAAAGCTGCGCTGCGCCGGCAAATTATGCCGTTCCTCGATGAAGACAGCGAAGAGATGGGCGACGATGAGAACCTGATCGACTACGGTCTGGATTCGGTGCGTATCATGGAGTTGGCCGCGCGCTGGCGTAAAATCCGCAGCGATATTGATTTTATCGCGCTGGCCAAGAACCCGACCATTGACAGCTGGTGGGCGATGTTGTCGCAGGGGAAATCCTGA
- the dhbA gene encoding 2,3-dihydro-2,3-dihydroxybenzoate dehydrogenase — protein MGKAGDFAGKRVWVTGAGAGIGLETALAFVRAGAEVIGFDLRFGEPEYPFRTEVLDVADSDAVDSLCGRLLAEQPALDVLVNGAGILRMGLADETSTADWLACMAVNAGGAFNMFRHALPVFRRQRRGAIVSVASNAAHVPRVGMAAYCASKAALRSLCQTVGLEMAPYGVRCNLVSPGSTNTPMQRGMWQDESGEQNTINGFPAQFKLGIPLGKIAQPQEIADAILFLASDRASHITLQDIVIDGGATLAA, from the coding sequence ATGGGCAAAGCAGGGGATTTTGCCGGTAAGCGGGTCTGGGTTACCGGCGCGGGTGCCGGTATTGGCCTGGAGACGGCGTTGGCGTTTGTAAGAGCCGGTGCAGAAGTGATTGGCTTCGACCTGCGTTTTGGCGAACCGGAATACCCGTTTCGCACCGAAGTGCTGGATGTCGCGGATAGCGATGCGGTAGACAGTCTGTGCGGGCGTTTGCTGGCAGAGCAGCCGGCGCTGGACGTGCTGGTGAACGGGGCGGGCATTTTGCGGATGGGGCTGGCGGATGAGACCAGTACCGCAGACTGGCTGGCCTGCATGGCGGTCAATGCCGGCGGGGCGTTCAATATGTTCCGCCATGCCTTGCCGGTGTTCCGTCGCCAGCGGCGCGGCGCGATTGTCAGCGTGGCTTCAAACGCGGCCCATGTGCCGCGCGTCGGCATGGCGGCCTATTGCGCCTCCAAGGCGGCGTTGCGCAGCCTGTGCCAAACCGTAGGATTGGAAATGGCGCCTTATGGCGTGCGTTGCAATCTGGTTTCACCCGGGTCGACCAACACGCCGATGCAACGCGGCATGTGGCAGGATGAAAGCGGTGAACAAAACACCATCAACGGCTTCCCGGCGCAGTTCAAGCTGGGTATTCCATTGGGCAAGATCGCCCAACCGCAGGAAATTGCCGATGCCATTTTGTTCCTGGCTTCCGATCGCGCCAGCCATATCACCCTGCAGGATATCGTGATTGACGGCGGGGCGACGCTGGCGGCCTGA
- a CDS encoding (2,3-dihydroxybenzoyl)adenylate synthase, whose translation MSIDFTPWPEALARRYRERGYWTDRPLTDIIARQAKNDAVALIDPQCSLSYRRLNQLSDRLAAALQRRGMQRGDTALVQLGNVVEFYVTFFALLKIGVVPVNALFSHQRNELKAYAAQIKPALLIADRRHGLFGNDEFLTAFRAENPSLRVVGLRSQAEGEQSLAAWLEEDADDFIATPTPADQVAFFQLSGGSTGTPKLIPRTHNDYYYSIRRSVEICHFDVHTRYLCALPVAHNYPMSSPGVLGVFYGTGLVVFASDPDAGQCFGLIEQHQINVTALVPPAVTLWLQAIEEWDGGQPLASLKLLQVGGAKLSETLAARIPAEIGCQLQQVFGMAEGLVNYTRLDDDDRHILTTQGCPMSPDDELWVADDEGNPLPVGQTGRLMTRGPYTFRGYYQSPEHNAAAFDKDGFYCSGDLISLTEDGYVKVEGRQKDQINRGGEKIAAEEIENLLLRHPEVINAALVSMPDELMGEKSCAFIIATNALKPVVLRRHLRAEGVAEFKLPDRFIQVDTLPLTPVGKVDKKRLRQRLEAQPLTQAQGE comes from the coding sequence ATGAGCATTGATTTTACTCCCTGGCCTGAGGCGTTGGCCCGTCGCTATCGCGAACGCGGTTATTGGACCGACCGGCCATTGACCGACATTATTGCCCGCCAGGCCAAAAATGACGCCGTGGCGCTGATCGATCCGCAATGCAGCCTGAGCTATCGCCGGCTCAATCAACTTTCTGACCGGCTGGCCGCCGCGCTGCAACGCCGGGGCATGCAGCGCGGCGATACCGCTCTGGTGCAGTTGGGCAACGTGGTCGAGTTCTATGTGACCTTCTTTGCGCTGCTGAAAATTGGCGTGGTGCCGGTGAATGCGTTGTTCAGCCACCAACGCAACGAACTCAAGGCTTATGCCGCACAAATCAAGCCCGCGCTGCTGATTGCCGATCGCCGGCATGGCCTGTTCGGCAACGACGAATTCCTCACGGCGTTTCGCGCCGAAAATCCTTCATTGCGCGTAGTAGGGCTGCGCAGCCAGGCGGAAGGCGAGCAGTCGCTGGCCGCCTGGCTGGAAGAGGACGCCGACGATTTTATCGCGACGCCGACCCCGGCTGACCAGGTGGCGTTCTTCCAGCTCTCCGGCGGCAGCACCGGGACGCCAAAGCTGATCCCGCGCACCCACAATGATTACTACTACAGCATTCGTCGCAGCGTGGAAATTTGCCATTTCGATGTGCATACCCGCTACCTGTGCGCGCTGCCGGTGGCGCATAACTACCCGATGAGTTCTCCGGGCGTGCTCGGCGTGTTTTACGGCACCGGGCTGGTGGTGTTCGCCAGCGATCCGGATGCCGGGCAATGCTTCGGTTTGATCGAGCAGCACCAGATTAACGTGACGGCGCTGGTGCCGCCGGCGGTGACGCTGTGGCTACAGGCAATCGAAGAGTGGGACGGTGGGCAACCATTGGCCAGCCTCAAACTGTTGCAGGTGGGGGGCGCCAAGCTGAGCGAGACCCTGGCCGCGCGCATTCCGGCGGAAATCGGCTGCCAGTTGCAGCAGGTCTTCGGCATGGCGGAAGGCCTGGTGAATTACACCCGGCTGGACGATGACGACCGGCATATTCTCACCACTCAGGGCTGCCCGATGTCGCCGGACGACGAACTGTGGGTGGCCGATGACGAGGGTAACCCGCTGCCGGTGGGGCAAACCGGGCGCCTGATGACCCGTGGCCCTTACACCTTCCGCGGTTATTACCAAAGCCCGGAACATAACGCCGCCGCCTTTGATAAAGACGGTTTTTACTGTTCCGGTGACCTGATCAGCCTGACTGAAGACGGCTATGTGAAAGTGGAAGGGCGTCAGAAAGATCAGATTAATCGCGGTGGGGAGAAGATCGCCGCCGAGGAGATCGAAAACCTGCTGTTGCGCCACCCGGAGGTGATCAATGCGGCGCTGGTTTCCATGCCGGATGAGCTGATGGGCGAGAAGAGTTGCGCCTTTATTATCGCCACCAACGCGCTGAAGCCGGTGGTGCTGCGCCGCCATTTGCGTGCGGAGGGCGTGGCCGAATTTAAATTACCCGACCGCTTTATACAGGTCGATACGCTGCCGCTCACCCCGGTAGGCAAAGTGGATAAAAAACGGTTGCGTCAACGCCTGGAGGCGCAACCACTGACTCAGGCCCAGGGAGAATAA
- a CDS encoding Nramp family divalent metal transporter, whose translation MPNSRVVENTRRPSRKIKLSLMGPAFIAAIGYIDPGNFATNIQSGASLGYSLLWVVVWANVMAMLIQLLSAKLGIATGKNLAEHIRDRFPRPAVWAYWVQAEIIAMATDLAEFIGAAIGFKLLLGVTLLEGAILTGIATFLILTLQKRGQKPLEMAIGGLLLFVAAAYMVELAFSQPQLGPLLKGMAIPDLPNGDAVYLAAGVLGATIMPHVIYLHSSLTQAVGENSKADRYASTKVDVAIAMTIAGFVNLAMMATAAATFHFSGHSGVADLDLAYLTLQPVLGQAAATLFGLSLVAAGLSSTVVGTLAGQVVMQGFVRFYIPLWVRRVVTMLPSFIVIMLGMDATRILVLSQVLLSFGIALALVPLLAFTGNRELMGEMVNSRSIQTLGKLIVLVVVGLNGYLLVS comes from the coding sequence ATGCCAAACAGTCGCGTGGTTGAGAACACCCGTCGCCCATCCAGAAAAATCAAACTGTCGCTGATGGGGCCCGCATTTATCGCGGCCATCGGTTATATCGATCCCGGCAATTTCGCCACCAACATCCAGTCCGGTGCCTCTTTGGGTTATAGCCTGCTGTGGGTCGTGGTCTGGGCCAACGTTATGGCCATGCTTATCCAACTGCTCTCCGCCAAACTCGGTATCGCCACGGGCAAAAACCTGGCGGAGCACATCCGCGATCGCTTTCCGCGCCCGGCCGTATGGGCTTATTGGGTGCAGGCGGAAATTATTGCGATGGCCACCGATCTGGCGGAGTTTATCGGCGCGGCGATCGGTTTCAAACTGCTGTTGGGCGTTACGCTGCTTGAGGGCGCCATCCTGACGGGGATCGCCACTTTTCTGATCCTGACGCTGCAAAAACGCGGTCAAAAACCGCTGGAGATGGCGATCGGCGGGCTGCTGCTGTTTGTTGCCGCTGCCTATATGGTGGAACTGGCGTTTTCCCAGCCGCAACTTGGCCCGCTGTTAAAAGGCATGGCGATCCCGGATCTGCCGAATGGCGATGCGGTATATCTGGCTGCCGGCGTGCTGGGCGCGACCATCATGCCGCACGTGATTTATTTGCATTCATCCTTAACCCAGGCTGTCGGCGAGAATTCAAAGGCGGATCGGTATGCGTCCACCAAGGTCGATGTCGCCATCGCCATGACCATCGCCGGTTTTGTTAACCTGGCAATGATGGCAACCGCCGCCGCCACCTTCCATTTTAGTGGGCACAGCGGCGTGGCCGATCTTGATCTGGCCTATCTGACACTGCAACCGGTGCTGGGCCAGGCGGCGGCGACGCTCTTCGGGCTGAGCCTGGTGGCCGCCGGTCTGTCTTCCACCGTCGTGGGGACGCTGGCAGGGCAGGTGGTGATGCAGGGATTTGTACGCTTTTACATTCCGCTGTGGGTGCGCCGGGTGGTCACTATGCTGCCGTCGTTTATCGTCATTATGCTGGGGATGGATGCCACGCGCATTCTGGTGTTGAGCCAGGTGCTGCTGAGCTTCGGCATTGCATTGGCGCTGGTGCCGCTGCTCGCCTTTACCGGCAACCGGGAGCTGATGGGGGAGATGGTGAACAGCCGCAGCATACAGACGCTGGGCAAGCTGATTGTGTTGGTGGTCGTCGGCCTGAATGGTTATCTGCTGGTCAGTTAG
- a CDS encoding NupC/NupG family nucleoside CNT transporter has protein sequence MSHIAHFALALVVVAILALLVCRDRKNIRIRYVIQLLVIEVLLAYFFLHSEAGLGFVKGFAALFDKLLGFAGQGTDFVFGGMGDKGLAFFFLKVLCPIVFISALIGILQYIKVLPFIIRIIGTVLSKVNGMGKLESFNAVSSLILGQSENFIAYKDILGKMSEKRMYTMAATAMSTVSMSIVGAYMTMLDAKFVVAALVLNMFSTFIVLSLVNPYDTSKEEELHLGNLHEGQSFFEMLGEYILAGFKVAIIVAAMLIGFIALIAALNGLFSAIFGLSFQEILGYFFYPFAWIMGIPKHEALQVGSIMATKLVSNEFVAMMELQKVSAELSPRSLGILSVFLVSFANFSSIGIVAGAIKGLNENQGNVVSRFGLKLVYGSTLVSLLSASIAGLVLG, from the coding sequence ATGTCCCATATTGCGCACTTTGCGTTAGCGTTGGTGGTGGTTGCGATCTTGGCACTGTTAGTGTGCCGCGACCGTAAAAACATCCGCATTCGCTACGTTATTCAACTGTTGGTTATTGAAGTACTGCTGGCCTATTTTTTCCTGCATTCGGAAGCGGGTTTAGGCTTTGTAAAAGGATTCGCGGCGCTGTTCGACAAGCTGCTCGGGTTTGCTGGGCAAGGGACTGATTTTGTATTCGGCGGTATGGGTGATAAAGGTCTGGCCTTCTTCTTCCTGAAGGTACTGTGCCCGATCGTCTTCATCTCTGCGCTGATCGGTATTCTGCAATACATCAAAGTGTTGCCGTTTATCATCCGGATTATTGGTACCGTGCTGTCAAAAGTAAACGGTATGGGCAAGCTGGAGTCGTTTAACGCCGTCAGCTCGTTGATCCTGGGCCAGTCTGAAAACTTCATTGCCTATAAAGATATCCTGGGCAAGATGTCGGAAAAACGCATGTACACCATGGCGGCAACCGCGATGTCTACGGTTTCCATGTCGATCGTGGGTGCTTACATGACCATGCTGGACGCCAAGTTTGTGGTTGCGGCGCTGGTACTGAACATGTTCAGCACCTTTATCGTGCTGTCATTGGTCAACCCGTATGACACCAGTAAAGAAGAAGAACTGCATCTGGGCAATCTGCACGAAGGCCAGAGCTTCTTCGAAATGCTGGGTGAATACATTCTGGCGGGTTTCAAAGTAGCTATTATCGTTGCCGCCATGCTGATCGGCTTTATTGCCCTGATCGCTGCGCTCAACGGCCTGTTCAGCGCCATCTTCGGCCTGAGCTTCCAGGAAATTCTGGGCTACTTCTTCTATCCATTCGCCTGGATTATGGGGATTCCTAAACACGAAGCCTTGCAGGTGGGCAGCATCATGGCGACCAAACTGGTCTCCAATGAGTTCGTGGCCATGATGGAGCTGCAGAAAGTCTCTGCCGAGCTGTCGCCACGCAGCCTGGGCATTCTGTCGGTGTTCCTGGTTTCCTTCGCCAACTTCTCTTCCATCGGTATTGTGGCCGGTGCGATTAAAGGGCTGAATGAGAATCAGGGCAACGTAGTGTCCCGCTTTGGTCTGAAGCTGGTTTACGGTTCCACGCTGGTCAGCCTCCTGTCTGCGTCCATCGCGGGCCTGGTTCTGGGCTAA